The following proteins come from a genomic window of Methylorubrum populi:
- a CDS encoding DUF167 family protein, with protein sequence MHTPYTLGTDGLVLAVRLTPRAGRTGLDGVRTEADGRPVLCLRVAAPPVEGAANAALTAYVANSLGLRKAEVTLVSGETSRTKRLHLAGDPQALAARVEAWLEAER encoded by the coding sequence ATGCACACTCCCTACACCCTGGGCACGGACGGCCTCGTTCTCGCGGTGCGGCTGACGCCGCGGGCGGGCCGCACCGGCCTCGACGGGGTTCGCACGGAGGCGGACGGGCGACCGGTTCTCTGCCTGCGGGTGGCAGCGCCGCCGGTCGAGGGCGCCGCCAACGCGGCCCTCACCGCCTATGTCGCCAACAGCCTCGGGCTGCGCAAGGCCGAGGTGACGCTCGTCTCCGGCGAGACCTCCCGCACCAAGCGGCTGCACCTTGCCGGCGATCCGCAGGCGCTCGCCGCGCGCGTGGAAGCGTGGCTGGAAGCGGAGAGGTGA
- a CDS encoding putative bifunctional diguanylate cyclase/phosphodiesterase has product MPDRRDDADIMYRLLVQGVTDYAIFMLSPDGTVANWNVGAQRAKGYAADEIVGQNFACFYTLEDRASGLPERGLRTARQDGRFEAEGWRLRKDASRFWAHIVIDAIHDDGRFIGFAKVTRDCTEKRANTVKLDSALENLDLAMSNMAHGLCLIDGEERVVLANARMHEMLALPGEAPLAGAAIRAVLCGALSETAALPFLRDHLRPDLDPQAPAISEILHRERILSVTTRCLAAGGWVSTFADVTERRRFQKQIQHLAEHDPLTDLANRATLHHALTETLASETWESCAVLYIDLDRFKPINDTFGHAVGDQLLQEVARRLQRTVRAQDVIARLGGDEFALILRPADPLRLADTARQLLEVLNRPYTVKKLSVRIGASIGIAVALPAERDPDLLLRNADLALYDAKKEGRNRYSFYDPAMGDRAAARASLEADLNRAVERREFVLHYQPIVRARTGATIGFEALLRWRRPDGMAISPADFVPVAEEAGLMPEIGAWILAAACREAATWPAHLTVAVNVSATQLRSALFIDAVERALAESGLPPHRLEIEITETAVLQNRESALGLLQRLRALGVMIALDDFGTGYSSLSFVHTFPLTRLKIDRSFVRGLGLDPQSTAIVRAIIGLSRSLGLAVTAEGVETQEQRRLLAKERGLDLQGYLFGRPEPVACLDPNLDSTLERRGSARRVALPKDGRGKIQDHPEAA; this is encoded by the coding sequence ATGCCCGACCGCCGCGACGACGCCGACATCATGTACCGCCTGCTCGTCCAGGGAGTGACCGACTACGCGATCTTCATGCTGTCTCCGGACGGCACCGTGGCAAACTGGAACGTGGGGGCGCAGCGCGCGAAGGGCTACGCGGCCGACGAGATCGTGGGGCAGAACTTCGCCTGCTTCTACACGCTGGAGGATCGTGCCTCGGGCCTGCCCGAGCGAGGTCTCAGGACGGCGCGGCAGGACGGCCGGTTCGAGGCGGAGGGATGGCGCCTTCGCAAGGACGCCTCCCGCTTCTGGGCCCATATCGTCATCGATGCGATCCACGACGACGGTCGCTTCATCGGCTTCGCGAAGGTCACGCGTGATTGCACCGAGAAGCGGGCCAACACGGTGAAGCTCGATTCGGCCCTCGAAAATCTCGACCTCGCTATGTCCAACATGGCCCATGGCCTGTGTCTCATCGACGGCGAAGAGCGCGTCGTGCTCGCCAACGCGCGGATGCACGAGATGCTCGCACTGCCGGGCGAGGCGCCGCTGGCGGGAGCAGCGATACGGGCGGTGCTGTGCGGCGCCCTCAGCGAGACGGCCGCGCTCCCCTTCCTGCGCGACCACCTCCGCCCCGACCTCGACCCTCAGGCGCCCGCGATCTCCGAGATCCTGCATCGGGAGCGGATCCTGTCGGTCACAACCCGGTGTCTCGCCGCCGGCGGATGGGTCTCGACCTTCGCCGACGTGACGGAGCGGCGGCGGTTCCAGAAACAGATCCAGCACCTCGCCGAGCACGATCCCCTGACGGATCTCGCCAACCGCGCGACGCTGCATCATGCCCTGACGGAGACGCTGGCCTCCGAGACGTGGGAGAGTTGCGCCGTCCTCTACATCGACCTCGACCGCTTCAAGCCGATCAACGACACGTTCGGGCACGCCGTCGGCGACCAGCTCCTTCAAGAGGTCGCGCGGCGCCTGCAGCGGACGGTGCGTGCGCAGGACGTGATCGCGCGCCTCGGCGGCGACGAGTTCGCGCTGATCCTCAGGCCCGCCGATCCCCTCCGGCTGGCGGATACGGCCCGACAGCTCCTGGAGGTCCTCAACCGGCCCTACACGGTCAAGAAGCTGTCGGTCCGCATCGGTGCCAGCATCGGCATCGCCGTCGCCCTCCCGGCCGAACGCGATCCCGATCTCCTTCTGCGCAACGCCGACCTCGCCCTCTACGACGCCAAGAAGGAGGGCCGGAACCGCTACAGCTTCTACGACCCGGCGATGGGGGACCGCGCCGCGGCGCGGGCGAGCCTGGAGGCCGATCTGAACCGTGCCGTCGAGAGGCGCGAATTCGTCCTGCACTACCAGCCGATCGTGCGTGCGCGTACCGGCGCGACCATCGGCTTCGAGGCGCTGCTGCGCTGGCGCCGGCCGGATGGGATGGCGATATCGCCCGCGGACTTCGTGCCGGTGGCCGAGGAAGCAGGGCTGATGCCCGAAATCGGTGCGTGGATCCTGGCGGCGGCGTGCCGCGAGGCGGCGACCTGGCCCGCTCATCTCACCGTCGCGGTCAACGTCTCGGCGACGCAATTGCGCAGCGCGCTCTTCATCGACGCCGTCGAGCGGGCGCTTGCCGAAAGCGGTCTGCCGCCGCACCGGTTGGAGATCGAGATCACCGAGACGGCGGTGCTCCAGAACCGCGAGTCGGCCCTCGGCCTGCTCCAGCGCCTGAGGGCTCTGGGAGTGATGATCGCCCTCGACGATTTCGGCACCGGCTACTCGTCCCTGAGCTTCGTCCACACCTTCCCGCTCACCCGCCTCAAGATCGATCGGAGCTTCGTCCGGGGACTCGGCCTGGACCCGCAATCGACGGCGATCGTGCGGGCGATCATCGGGCTGTCGCGCAGCCTCGGCCTCGCGGTGACGGCGGAGGGCGTGGAAACGCAGGAGCAGCGCCGTCTGCTTGCGAAGGAACGCGGGCTCGACCTGCAGGGCTACCTGTTCGGCCGCCCGGAGCCCGTGGCATGCCTCGATCCGAATCTCGATTCGACTCTTGAGCGGCGCGGATCCGCCCGGCGAGTCGCGTTGCCGAAGGATGGCCGAGGGAAGATCCAGGATCACCCGGAGGCGGCCTGA